Proteins encoded in a region of the Saccharothrix ecbatanensis genome:
- a CDS encoding pectate lyase family protein, producing MDYTVTSQWQGGFGANVTVTNLGDAVSGWTLEWNFAAGQQVTQLWGGEFTQSGSAVRVRNASYNGSLGTGASVTPGFNGSWTGSNPVPTSFKLNGVACTGSPTDTSTSTSTSTSTSTSTSTSTSTTTSTTTTSNPPPTGAATGFATQNGGTTGGQGGAKVRATTGTQIHAALCGRASRSTPIIIEVEGTINHGNTSQVSGGSCSTASGVIELKQISNVTIIGVGSGAVFDQLGIHIRESSNIIIRNVTVRNVKKSGSPTSNGGDAIGMESNVRNVWVDHTTLLASGGESEGYDGLFDMKNNTQYVTLSYSTLRNSGRGGLVGSSESDLSNGFVTYHHNLYENIDSRAPLLRGGVGHMYNNHYVSLNESGINSRAGAKAKVDNNYFKNSRDVLGTFYTDMAGYWQVSGNIFDNVTWSAPGSENKPAGPDVKSTTTVNIPYSFTLDQASCVPTIVAQTAGANTGMKESNGSC from the coding sequence GTGGACTACACCGTGACGAGCCAGTGGCAGGGCGGGTTCGGCGCCAACGTCACGGTGACCAACCTGGGTGACGCGGTGTCGGGTTGGACCCTGGAGTGGAACTTCGCCGCGGGTCAGCAGGTCACGCAGCTCTGGGGCGGTGAGTTCACCCAGTCAGGCAGCGCGGTGCGGGTGCGCAACGCGAGCTACAACGGCTCGCTGGGCACGGGCGCGTCGGTGACGCCGGGCTTCAACGGGTCCTGGACCGGCTCCAACCCCGTCCCGACCTCCTTCAAGCTCAACGGCGTGGCGTGCACCGGTTCGCCCACCGACACCTCAACGTCGACTTCCACGTCGACCTCGACTTCGACTTCGACGTCCACTTCGACGTCGACCACGACCTCGACCACCACGACGTCGAACCCGCCGCCCACGGGTGCCGCGACCGGCTTCGCGACCCAGAACGGCGGGACCACCGGCGGCCAGGGCGGTGCGAAGGTCCGGGCCACCACGGGAACGCAGATCCACGCGGCCCTGTGCGGCCGGGCCAGCCGCTCCACCCCGATCATCATCGAGGTCGAGGGCACGATCAACCACGGCAACACCAGTCAGGTGTCGGGCGGCAGCTGCTCGACCGCCTCGGGCGTGATCGAACTCAAGCAGATCAGCAACGTCACGATCATCGGCGTCGGCAGCGGAGCGGTCTTCGACCAGCTGGGCATCCACATCCGCGAGTCCAGCAACATCATCATCCGGAACGTGACGGTCCGGAACGTCAAGAAGTCCGGTTCTCCCACCTCCAACGGCGGTGACGCCATCGGCATGGAGAGCAACGTCCGCAACGTCTGGGTCGACCACACCACCCTGCTCGCGTCGGGCGGCGAGTCCGAAGGCTACGACGGCCTGTTCGACATGAAGAACAACACCCAGTACGTGACCCTGTCCTACAGCACCCTGCGCAACTCCGGCCGCGGCGGGCTGGTCGGGTCCAGCGAGAGCGACCTCTCCAACGGGTTCGTCACCTACCACCACAACCTGTACGAGAACATCGACTCCCGGGCGCCCCTGCTGCGCGGCGGCGTCGGCCACATGTACAACAACCACTACGTGAGCCTCAACGAGTCCGGCATCAACTCCCGGGCCGGCGCCAAGGCCAAGGTCGACAACAACTACTTCAAGAACTCCCGCGACGTCCTCGGCACGTTCTACACCGACATGGCCGGCTACTGGCAGGTCAGCGGCAACATCTTCGACAACGTCACCTGGTCCGCCCCCGGCAGCGAGAACAAGCCCGCCGGACCGGACGTCAAGTCCACCACCACCGTCAACATCCCCTACAGCTTCACGCTCGACCAGGCCTCCTGCGTCCCGACCATCGTCGCCCAGACCGCAGGCGCCAACACCGGCATGAAGGAGTCGAACGGCAGCTGCTAA
- a CDS encoding DUF1416 domain-containing protein, with translation MSLDGCGAPPQGAHVEVGSNAVVVSGKVLTEGAPVGGAFVRLLDASGEFTAEVVSSAEGDFRFFAAPGKWTVRALYRNVSGQSDVVALGPGVHDVEVSLN, from the coding sequence ATGAGCCTGGACGGTTGCGGCGCGCCCCCACAGGGCGCCCACGTCGAAGTCGGGTCCAACGCGGTGGTGGTGAGCGGCAAGGTGCTCACCGAGGGAGCTCCGGTCGGTGGCGCGTTCGTGCGCCTGCTCGACGCGTCCGGTGAGTTCACGGCCGAGGTCGTGTCGTCCGCGGAGGGCGACTTCCGGTTCTTCGCCGCGCCGGGCAAGTGGACCGTGCGCGCGCTCTACCGCAACGTCAGCGGGCAGTCGGACGTCGTCGCGCTCGGTCCGGGCGTGCACGACGTCGAGGTGTCGCTGAACTGA
- a CDS encoding sulfurtransferase — protein sequence MSREDVLVSAAWAEENLATPGVVFVEVDEDTSAYDGGHIPGAVRIDWKTELQDPVRRDFVDRAGFEKLLSAKGIANDDNVILYGGNNNWFAAYAYWYFKLYGHDSVKLLDGGRKKWELDGRPLDKEPVERDATSYTAQEQNLAIRAFRDEVVDAIGNKNLVDVRSPDEFSGKLLAPAHLPQEQAQRGGHIPSAINVPWSKAANEDGTFKSDEELAEIYGEAGFDGSRKTIAYCRIGERSSHTWFALHELLGHDDVKNYDGSWTEYGSLVGVPVELGSGKEA from the coding sequence ATGAGCCGTGAAGACGTCCTGGTCTCGGCCGCTTGGGCCGAGGAGAACCTCGCCACGCCCGGCGTGGTGTTCGTGGAGGTGGACGAGGACACCTCCGCCTACGACGGGGGCCACATCCCGGGCGCGGTGAGGATCGACTGGAAGACCGAATTGCAGGACCCTGTGCGCCGCGACTTCGTGGACCGCGCGGGCTTCGAGAAGCTGCTGTCCGCCAAGGGCATCGCCAACGACGACAACGTCATCCTGTACGGCGGCAACAACAACTGGTTCGCCGCGTACGCGTACTGGTACTTCAAGCTGTACGGCCACGACAGCGTGAAGCTGCTCGACGGCGGCCGCAAGAAGTGGGAACTGGACGGGCGTCCGCTGGACAAGGAGCCGGTCGAGCGCGACGCGACCAGCTACACCGCACAGGAGCAGAACCTCGCGATCCGCGCGTTCCGCGACGAGGTCGTCGACGCGATCGGCAACAAGAACCTGGTCGACGTGCGGTCCCCCGACGAGTTCTCCGGCAAGCTGCTGGCCCCCGCGCACCTGCCGCAGGAGCAGGCGCAGCGCGGCGGCCACATCCCCAGCGCGATCAACGTGCCGTGGAGCAAGGCGGCCAACGAGGACGGCACGTTCAAGTCGGACGAGGAGCTGGCCGAGATCTACGGCGAGGCCGGGTTCGACGGCTCGCGCAAGACGATCGCCTACTGCCGCATCGGCGAGCGCTCGTCGCACACGTGGTTCGCGCTGCACGAGCTGCTCGGCCACGACGACGTGAAGAACTACGACGGTTCCTGGACCGAGTACGGCTCGCTGGTCGGCGTGCCGGTCGAGCTCGGCAGCGGCAAGGAGGCCTGA
- a CDS encoding LysR family transcriptional regulator: MSANWYDLSIHQLRTFLEVARTGNLTKAASRLGYAQSSVTVHIRTLERRLGVRLFHRHSQGVRLTDEGESVIGHASRLFEVIDDMVRSVGSSEPVRGRVAIGGPAVLTSYYLGPLLRKCHQVYPELRLSTRTLRPSDIEKTVRAGEVDLGFVLTEDCGDDQFRDGPLHWRTLCAVDFVAVSTTKTGVRVDDVVLVDDPECVAQQVMAREFRRRFGRPLPSLEVGSIASAVDNLRDTTNVAFVPYVAVKEKIDRGELSIVSHFPSAHVHARAIWRAEMTNSPTLTAVVRHAVEVLSDPVAELATVAPTCALATAG; the protein is encoded by the coding sequence GTGAGCGCTAACTGGTACGACTTGTCGATCCACCAATTACGGACGTTCCTGGAAGTCGCGCGAACCGGCAACCTCACCAAGGCGGCCAGCCGCCTCGGCTACGCCCAGTCCAGCGTCACGGTGCACATCCGCACCCTCGAACGCAGGCTGGGCGTTCGCTTGTTCCACCGCCACTCGCAGGGCGTCCGGCTCACGGACGAGGGCGAGTCGGTCATCGGCCACGCGTCGCGCCTGTTCGAGGTCATCGACGACATGGTGCGGTCCGTCGGCTCGTCCGAACCGGTCCGCGGCCGGGTCGCCATCGGTGGTCCCGCGGTCCTGACCAGCTACTACCTCGGTCCGTTGCTGCGCAAGTGCCACCAGGTCTACCCGGAGTTGCGACTGAGCACCCGCACCCTGCGCCCTTCCGACATCGAGAAGACGGTGCGCGCGGGCGAGGTCGACCTCGGCTTCGTGCTGACCGAGGACTGCGGCGACGACCAGTTCCGCGACGGCCCGCTGCACTGGCGAACCCTGTGCGCGGTGGACTTCGTCGCCGTGTCCACCACCAAGACCGGGGTCCGGGTGGACGACGTGGTGCTGGTGGACGACCCCGAGTGCGTGGCACAGCAGGTGATGGCGCGCGAGTTCCGCCGCCGCTTCGGCCGGCCGCTGCCGAGCCTGGAGGTCGGCTCCATCGCGAGCGCCGTGGACAACCTGCGCGACACCACGAACGTCGCGTTCGTGCCGTACGTCGCGGTCAAGGAGAAGATCGACCGCGGTGAGCTGTCCATCGTGTCGCACTTCCCCAGCGCGCACGTGCACGCCCGCGCGATCTGGCGTGCCGAGATGACGAACTCCCCCACCCTCACGGCAGTGGTGCGTCACGCCGTCGAGGTCCTCTCCGACCCGGTCGCCGAGCTGGCGACCGTCGCGCCCACCTGCGCGCTGGCCACCGCCGGCTGA